One genomic region from Salinicola endophyticus encodes:
- the ispE gene encoding 4-(cytidine 5'-diphospho)-2-C-methyl-D-erythritol kinase, with the protein MTPWVLPAPAKLNLLLRITGRRADGYHELQTLFQLLDHGDTLSFTPRDDGVVTLSPALDGVSAEENLIVRAARLLQRETGCRAGVDIVLDKRLPMGGGLGGGSSDAATTLVALDRLWQLDLGHDRLAALGLGLGADVPVFVRGDSAWAEGVGERLIPVALAERWFVVVHPGVAVSTAAVFGHPGLTRDSTAISMRLALDGATPETVWRNDCESVVRALYPEVDRALAWLSSHGDALLTGTGACVFCPVADEASADAVIADAPDGWQIFKARGVARSPLHRALEILSA; encoded by the coding sequence ATGACGCCCTGGGTTCTGCCGGCCCCGGCCAAGCTCAACCTGCTGCTGCGCATCACCGGACGCCGCGCCGACGGCTATCACGAGCTGCAGACCCTGTTCCAGCTGCTCGACCACGGCGACACCCTCAGCTTCACCCCGCGCGACGACGGCGTCGTCACCCTGAGCCCGGCGCTCGATGGGGTCAGCGCGGAGGAGAATCTGATCGTGCGTGCGGCGCGCCTGCTACAGCGCGAGACCGGCTGCCGTGCCGGGGTCGATATCGTGCTCGACAAGCGCCTGCCGATGGGCGGCGGGCTGGGTGGCGGCAGCTCCGACGCCGCCACCACCCTAGTCGCGCTGGACCGGCTGTGGCAGCTCGACCTGGGGCACGACAGGCTCGCCGCGCTCGGCCTGGGCCTGGGCGCCGACGTGCCGGTATTCGTGCGCGGCGACAGCGCCTGGGCCGAGGGCGTGGGCGAACGCCTGATCCCGGTGGCGCTGGCCGAGCGCTGGTTCGTGGTGGTTCATCCGGGGGTCGCGGTCTCCACCGCGGCGGTGTTTGGGCATCCCGGTTTGACACGTGACAGCACCGCCATTAGTATGCGCCTCGCACTCGACGGGGCCACCCCCGAGACGGTGTGGCGCAACGACTGCGAAAGCGTCGTCCGCGCGCTCTATCCCGAGGTCGACCGCGCCCTCGCCTGGCTTTCGAGCCACGGTGACGCGCTCCTCACCGGGACCGGCGCCTGCGTCTTCTGCCCTGTCGCGGATGAAGCCTCGGCCGATGCGGTCATCGCCGATGCACCCGACGGGTGGCAGATCTTCAAGGCCCGCGGCGTGGCTCGCTCCCCGCTGCATCGCGCTCTGGAGATCCTGTCGGCCTGA
- a CDS encoding 50S ribosomal protein L25/general stress protein Ctc, whose amino-acid sequence MSHYTLTANVRTELGKGASRRLRRKNEQVAAIIYGGEAAPQPITIDKPAFYKAIEDESFFSSVIDIQIDGKSEQVVIRDLQRHPYKALVTHADFMRVDATHELTLNVPLHFLNEESCKGVKDEGGVIHVLNNDVQISCLPSKLPEYLEVDVANLGLGETIHLSDLKLPEGVTLVELTHGEEHDAGVVSVTHPTVARDDEVAGEGVDEDGEPKGEA is encoded by the coding sequence ATGTCCCATTACACCCTGACAGCCAATGTTCGTACGGAGCTGGGGAAAGGTGCGAGCCGCCGCCTGCGCCGCAAGAACGAACAGGTCGCCGCGATCATCTACGGTGGCGAAGCCGCCCCGCAGCCGATCACCATCGACAAGCCGGCCTTCTACAAGGCGATCGAAGACGAATCTTTCTTCTCTTCGGTCATCGACATCCAGATCGACGGCAAGAGCGAGCAGGTCGTCATCCGTGATCTCCAGCGCCATCCGTACAAGGCCCTGGTGACCCACGCTGACTTCATGCGCGTCGATGCGACCCATGAGCTGACCCTGAACGTCCCGCTGCACTTCCTCAACGAAGAGAGCTGCAAGGGCGTCAAGGACGAAGGTGGTGTGATCCACGTCCTCAATAACGACGTCCAGATCAGCTGCCTGCCGTCCAAGCTGCCGGAATACCTCGAAGTCGACGTCGCCAATCTGGGCCTCGGCGAGACCATTCACCTGTCCGACCTCAAGCTGCCGGAAGGTGTGACCCTGGTCGAACTGACCCACGGCGAAGAGCACGATGCCGGCGTCGTCAGCGTGACTCACCCGACCGTGGCACGTGACGACGAAGTGGCCGGCGAAGGCGTCGACGAAGACGGCGAACCGAAAGGCGAAGCGTAA
- a CDS encoding ribose-phosphate pyrophosphokinase, whose amino-acid sequence MSKLMVFTGNANAALAAKVAECLDNRLGHATVGQFSDGEIAVEINENVRGKDVFILQSTCAPTNDNLMELILMVDALRRASATRITAVVPYFGYARQDRRVRSARVPISAKVVADMMVKAGVDRVMTMDLHADQIQGFFDVPVDNVYGSPILLDDIERQNYDDLVVVSPDVGGVVRARAIAKQLNVDLAIIDKRRPQANQAQVMHIIGDIQDRTCVVVDDMVDTAGTLCKAAEALKDHGARRVVAYATHPILSGPAVDNISGSVLDELVVADTIPLSEPARRSGKIRQLTVAGLIAEAIRRVSNEESVSAMFH is encoded by the coding sequence GTGTCTAAATTGATGGTTTTCACCGGTAACGCCAACGCTGCCCTGGCGGCGAAAGTGGCCGAGTGCCTCGATAACCGGCTCGGCCACGCCACGGTCGGCCAGTTCAGCGACGGTGAGATCGCCGTCGAGATCAATGAGAACGTGCGCGGCAAGGATGTCTTCATTCTGCAGTCGACCTGCGCGCCGACCAACGACAACCTGATGGAGCTGATTCTGATGGTCGACGCGCTGCGCCGCGCCTCGGCAACCCGAATCACCGCCGTCGTACCCTACTTCGGCTATGCCCGCCAGGATCGCCGCGTGCGCTCGGCGCGCGTGCCGATCTCGGCCAAGGTGGTCGCCGACATGATGGTCAAGGCCGGCGTCGACCGCGTCATGACCATGGATCTGCACGCCGACCAGATCCAGGGCTTCTTCGACGTGCCGGTGGACAACGTCTACGGCTCGCCGATTCTGCTCGACGACATCGAGCGCCAGAACTACGACGACCTGGTGGTGGTCTCCCCCGACGTCGGCGGCGTGGTCCGCGCCCGCGCCATCGCCAAGCAGCTCAATGTCGACCTGGCGATCATCGACAAGCGCCGCCCGCAGGCCAACCAGGCCCAGGTGATGCACATCATCGGCGATATCCAGGATCGTACCTGCGTGGTGGTCGACGACATGGTCGACACCGCCGGCACCCTGTGCAAGGCCGCCGAGGCGCTCAAGGATCACGGTGCGCGTCGGGTGGTCGCCTACGCCACCCACCCGATCCTCTCCGGCCCCGCGGTCGACAATATTAGTGGCTCGGTGCTTGACGAACTCGTGGTTGCCGATACCATACCGCTCTCCGAACCTGCGCGTCGCAGTGGCAAGATCCGTCAGCTGACGGTCGCCGGCCTGATCGCCGAAGCCATTCGCCGTGTCAGCAACGAGGAATCCGTCAGCGCGATGTTCCACTGA
- the ychF gene encoding redox-regulated ATPase YchF: MGFNCGIVGLPNVGKSTLFNALTRSGIDAENFPFCTIEPNTGIVPMPDPRLDKLSEIVKPEKVVPTTMEFVDIAGLVEGASKGEGLGNQFLANIRETDAIAHVVRCFDDDNVIHVANQVDPTADIETINLELALADLDAVERSIQRLTRVVKGGDKEAIATKAILDRIQPHLAEGQPLRSFGLDEDEQRQLRSFGFLTLKPTMYIANVNEDGFENNPHLDTVRRIAASENAVVVPVCNKLEAEIAELEDEERAMFLDEMGMEEPGLDRVIRAGYGLLGLQTYFTAGVKEVRAWTVKVGATAPQAAGVIHTDFEKGFIRAEVVSYDDFVALGGENGAKEAGKWRLEGKAYVVQDGDVMHFRFNV, from the coding sequence ATGGGATTCAACTGCGGCATCGTCGGTCTGCCCAACGTCGGCAAGTCGACGCTCTTCAACGCCTTGACACGCTCCGGCATCGACGCCGAGAACTTTCCCTTCTGCACCATCGAGCCGAACACCGGCATCGTGCCGATGCCGGACCCGCGGCTCGACAAGCTGTCCGAGATCGTCAAGCCGGAGAAGGTCGTGCCCACGACCATGGAGTTCGTCGATATCGCCGGCCTGGTCGAGGGCGCCTCCAAGGGCGAAGGCCTCGGCAACCAGTTCCTGGCCAACATCCGCGAGACCGACGCGATCGCCCATGTGGTGCGCTGCTTCGATGACGACAACGTCATCCACGTCGCCAACCAGGTCGACCCCACGGCCGATATCGAGACCATCAACCTCGAGCTCGCACTGGCCGATCTCGATGCGGTGGAGCGCTCGATCCAGCGCCTGACCCGCGTGGTCAAGGGCGGCGACAAGGAAGCGATCGCCACCAAAGCCATTCTCGATCGCATCCAGCCGCATCTCGCCGAGGGCCAGCCGCTGCGCAGCTTCGGTCTGGACGAGGATGAGCAGCGCCAGCTGCGCAGCTTCGGTTTCCTGACGCTCAAGCCGACGATGTACATCGCCAACGTCAACGAAGACGGCTTCGAGAACAATCCCCATCTCGATACGGTACGCCGCATCGCCGCCAGCGAGAATGCCGTCGTGGTGCCGGTATGCAACAAGCTGGAAGCGGAGATCGCCGAGCTCGAGGACGAGGAGCGCGCCATGTTCCTCGATGAGATGGGCATGGAAGAGCCCGGGCTCGATCGTGTCATCCGTGCCGGCTATGGGCTGCTGGGCCTGCAGACCTACTTCACCGCAGGCGTGAAGGAAGTCCGAGCCTGGACGGTCAAGGTCGGCGCCACCGCTCCGCAGGCGGCGGGCGTGATCCACACCGACTTCGAGAAGGGTTTCATTCGCGCCGAAGTGGTCAGCTATGACGATTTCGTCGCCCTGGGCGGCGAGAACGGCGCCAAGGAAGCCGGCAAGTGGCGCCTGGAAGGCAAGGCCTACGTGGTCCAGGACGGCGACGTCATGCACTTCCGCTTCAACGTCTGA
- the dgcA gene encoding N-acetyl-D-Glu racemase DgcA, with protein sequence MATLKVEETRFALAERFTISRGARSEARVVTVSLSDAGHVGHGECVPYAHYGESVASVIAQIESLREDLASGLGREALQTRLPAGAARNAVDCALWDLEAKRRATPVWALAGLTLPQAQVCAYTLSLDTPAAMRDKAQRHAARPLLKLKLGGEGDLERLRAVREGAPRARLIVDANEGWDLPTYQHLAPRLVELGIEMVEQPLPASDDASLAQIERRLPVCADEACHDRSSLAALVGRYDMINIKLDKSGGLTEALALKREAQALGFGVMVGCMVGSSLSMAPALLVAQGAAVVDLDGPLLLARDRAPGLHYDAMGVHPAPPTLWG encoded by the coding sequence ATGGCGACACTGAAGGTGGAGGAGACGCGCTTCGCACTGGCCGAGCGCTTCACCATCTCGCGCGGGGCGCGCAGCGAAGCGCGGGTGGTGACGGTGAGCCTGAGCGACGCCGGCCACGTGGGTCATGGCGAGTGCGTGCCCTACGCCCACTATGGCGAGTCGGTGGCGAGCGTCATCGCACAGATCGAATCGCTGCGGGAAGATCTCGCCAGCGGGCTGGGTCGTGAGGCGCTGCAGACTCGGCTGCCGGCCGGCGCGGCGCGCAATGCGGTGGACTGTGCGCTATGGGATCTGGAGGCCAAGCGGCGTGCCACGCCGGTGTGGGCGCTGGCCGGACTGACGCTGCCGCAGGCCCAGGTATGCGCCTATACGCTGTCGCTGGATACGCCGGCTGCCATGCGCGACAAGGCCCAGCGCCATGCCGCGCGCCCGCTGCTCAAGCTCAAGCTGGGCGGGGAGGGGGATCTCGAACGCCTGCGCGCGGTGCGCGAAGGGGCGCCGCGGGCGCGGCTCATCGTCGATGCCAACGAGGGCTGGGACCTGCCCACCTACCAGCATCTGGCGCCGCGGCTGGTCGAGCTGGGTATCGAGATGGTCGAGCAGCCGCTGCCCGCCTCTGACGACGCCTCACTGGCGCAGATCGAGCGGCGCTTGCCGGTGTGTGCCGATGAGGCCTGTCATGATCGCAGCTCACTGGCAGCGCTGGTGGGGCGCTACGACATGATCAATATCAAGCTCGACAAGAGCGGCGGCCTGACCGAAGCCTTGGCGCTCAAGCGCGAGGCGCAGGCCTTGGGGTTCGGGGTGATGGTGGGCTGCATGGTGGGGTCGTCGCTGTCGATGGCGCCGGCACTGCTGGTGGCTCAGGGCGCCGCGGTGGTCGATCTCGACGGGCCGCTGCTGCTGGCCCGGGATCGCGCCCCCGGACTGCACTACGATGCGATGGGGGTGCATCCCGCGCCGCCGACGCTCTGGGGTTGA
- the pth gene encoding aminoacyl-tRNA hydrolase, translating into MGDVKAIIGLGNPGPEYEDTRHNAGAWLVERLARDAAQTLRPERKFLGLYAKIRLGGHDLHLLNPTTFMNRSGASVAALCQFFKIAPDEVIVAHDELDIAPGTARYKTGGGHGGHNGLRDIISAFGNHNGFHRLRVGIGHPGSAKLVTNYVLGRPGKTEREAIDAALDEIVVTLPDALDGHWAKAMNRLHAFSA; encoded by the coding sequence ATGGGCGACGTGAAAGCGATCATCGGTCTCGGCAACCCGGGACCGGAGTACGAAGACACTCGCCACAATGCCGGCGCCTGGCTGGTCGAACGCCTCGCGAGGGACGCAGCGCAGACGCTGCGTCCCGAGCGCAAGTTTCTGGGTCTATATGCCAAGATCCGCCTGGGCGGGCACGACCTGCATCTGCTCAACCCCACCACCTTCATGAACCGCAGCGGTGCCTCCGTGGCCGCGCTGTGCCAGTTCTTCAAGATTGCCCCGGACGAGGTGATCGTGGCTCACGACGAGCTCGACATCGCCCCGGGTACGGCGCGCTACAAGACCGGCGGCGGTCATGGCGGCCATAACGGCCTGCGCGACATCATCAGCGCGTTCGGCAACCACAACGGCTTTCATCGGCTGAGAGTCGGTATCGGCCACCCGGGCAGCGCCAAGCTGGTGACCAACTACGTGCTCGGCCGCCCCGGCAAGACGGAGCGCGAAGCCATCGACGCAGCGCTCGACGAGATCGTCGTCACCCTGCCCGACGCGCTCGACGGCCACTGGGCCAAGGCGATGAATCGCCTGCACGCCTTTTCCGCCTGA
- a CDS encoding carboxy terminal-processing peptidase: MCLLLLAWSVVALAGPTPTDAQRQAATEVAEAIQYGSYAEVSLDNAWSKRAFKRLLDVLDDQRAYLLQRDVDDFSDLDTTLDDAVEDGDLDRVYAFYSRYQERVEARLQWLVARVDHGIDYTYTGNERLALDRKDSPWAGSEASLDALWSKRLENAALTLSLNDQTPAQIQKTLHDRYTNQLNRVRQTNAEDVLVLLMAAVTGTVDPHTEYLSPQQGESFDIQMRLSLEGIGALLQNDGEYVKVSSLVPGGPADKSGVLQPADRIVAVGQGNDGDMVNVVGMRLDQVVELIRGPKGSTVRLDIIPAKAVDVTRTQQVKITRDTVKLEDQAAHSKVEEIQRGGQTHKIGIITVPAFYVDFDAWQAGETDYRSTTRDVAKEIAKLKAQSVEGIVLDLRNDGGGALQEANSMIGLFIDRGPTVQVRDARGRINLYGDTDAGVAYDGPLAVLVNRLSASASEIFAGAIQDYGRGLVIGSRTFGKGTVQTLSDLSHGQIKLTRAKFYRISGESTQNRGVEPDILFPSLIDPDEIGESALDNALPWDRVRPVQYRLYGQPWRYLESLQDRHDKRVANDPDFVYLEKQAQLIKRLREQQTSISLNAEQRKREMEAQETEQLALENQRRRALGLEPLKSWVDARDRSADADDGQSNASDSGTAKDKSAKGQQDDKGDKADDVEPIDRAELQETSQILLDYAQLMQKPPAN; this comes from the coding sequence ATGTGTTTGCTACTGCTGGCATGGAGCGTCGTGGCGCTGGCCGGTCCTACCCCAACCGATGCACAGCGCCAGGCGGCGACGGAAGTGGCGGAGGCGATTCAGTACGGCTCCTATGCCGAAGTCAGCCTCGACAATGCCTGGTCGAAGCGCGCCTTCAAGCGCCTGCTCGACGTGCTCGACGATCAGCGCGCCTATCTGCTGCAGCGCGACGTCGACGACTTCAGCGACCTCGACACCACGCTCGATGACGCCGTCGAGGATGGCGATCTGGACCGCGTCTATGCCTTCTATTCACGTTACCAGGAGCGTGTCGAAGCACGCCTGCAGTGGCTGGTGGCGCGGGTCGATCACGGCATCGACTACACCTATACCGGTAACGAGCGCCTGGCGCTCGACCGCAAGGACTCGCCCTGGGCCGGCAGCGAGGCGTCGCTCGACGCGCTCTGGAGCAAGCGCCTCGAGAACGCGGCGCTGACGCTGTCGCTCAACGACCAGACGCCGGCGCAGATCCAGAAGACGCTGCACGATCGCTACACCAACCAGCTCAACCGGGTGCGTCAGACCAACGCCGAGGACGTGCTGGTGCTGCTGATGGCCGCAGTCACCGGCACCGTCGACCCGCATACCGAATATCTCTCGCCGCAGCAGGGAGAGTCGTTCGACATCCAGATGCGGCTGTCGCTCGAAGGGATCGGCGCGCTGCTCCAGAACGATGGCGAATACGTCAAGGTCTCCAGCCTGGTGCCCGGCGGGCCGGCGGACAAGAGCGGCGTGCTGCAGCCGGCGGATCGCATCGTCGCGGTCGGCCAGGGCAACGACGGCGACATGGTCAATGTGGTTGGCATGCGTCTGGATCAGGTGGTCGAGCTGATTCGCGGGCCCAAGGGCTCTACCGTGCGCCTCGACATCATCCCGGCCAAGGCGGTCGACGTCACCCGCACCCAGCAGGTCAAGATCACCCGCGACACGGTCAAGCTCGAGGATCAGGCTGCCCACAGCAAGGTCGAGGAGATCCAGCGCGGCGGTCAAACCCACAAGATCGGGATCATCACCGTCCCCGCCTTCTACGTCGACTTCGACGCCTGGCAGGCGGGCGAGACCGACTACCGCAGCACCACCCGCGACGTGGCCAAGGAGATCGCCAAGCTCAAGGCGCAGAGCGTCGAGGGTATCGTGCTCGACCTGCGCAACGACGGCGGCGGCGCCCTGCAGGAGGCTAATTCGATGATCGGTCTGTTCATCGACCGCGGCCCCACGGTGCAGGTGCGCGACGCCCGCGGGCGCATCAACCTGTATGGCGACACCGACGCTGGCGTCGCCTACGACGGCCCGCTGGCGGTGCTGGTCAACCGTCTCTCCGCCTCGGCCTCGGAGATCTTCGCCGGCGCGATCCAGGATTACGGTCGCGGCCTGGTGATCGGTAGCCGCACCTTCGGCAAGGGCACGGTGCAGACCCTGAGCGATCTGAGCCACGGCCAGATCAAGCTCACCCGTGCCAAGTTCTACCGCATCTCCGGTGAGAGCACTCAGAACCGCGGTGTCGAGCCCGACATTCTCTTCCCCAGCCTGATCGACCCCGACGAGATCGGTGAAAGCGCGCTCGACAACGCCCTGCCCTGGGACCGCGTGCGCCCGGTGCAGTACCGGCTCTATGGCCAGCCCTGGCGCTACCTGGAGAGCCTGCAGGACCGTCATGACAAGCGTGTCGCCAACGATCCGGACTTCGTCTATCTGGAGAAGCAGGCGCAGTTGATCAAGCGTCTGCGCGAACAGCAGACCAGCATCAGCCTCAACGCCGAGCAGCGCAAACGCGAGATGGAAGCTCAGGAGACCGAGCAGCTGGCACTGGAGAATCAGCGTCGCCGCGCGCTGGGCCTGGAGCCGCTGAAGAGCTGGGTCGACGCCCGCGATCGCTCAGCGGATGCCGACGACGGCCAGTCGAACGCGAGTGACAGTGGCACCGCGAAAGACAAGAGCGCCAAGGGCCAGCAGGACGATAAAGGCGACAAGGCCGACGACGTCGAGCCGATTGACCGCGCCGAGCTGCAGGAGACCTCGCAGATCCTGCTCGACTACGCCCAGCTGATGCAGAAGCCCCCCGCCAACTGA
- a CDS encoding M18 family aminopeptidase translates to MSDPVVADAISDTAVIDRLIDFLASSPSPWHATANLVERLEAAGYRRLRETDSWQLTPGDKVYVTRNDSSLIALQLPATPLRALRMVGAHTDSPALRLKPQPAVVNKGWLQLGVQVYGGALLAPWFDRDLGLSGRVHVRRADGRLQGLLINVSEPVAIIPSLAIHLDREANSGRAVNAQTQMAPVFLQGGQADDVTRLLQQWIAAEHGIQDAEIVDFELGFHDVQPPARVGVAGELLASARLDNLLSCFIGLEALLGCDGSQGAVLVANDHEEVGSASACGAQGPFLADVLRRVNAALGEAGDEGFVRLIQRSLMISCDNAHALHPNFADKHDPNHGPAINAGPVIKVNASQRYATNSATAALFHDLCREAEVPVQQFVTRADMGCGSTIGPITATELGVPTIDVGVPQWGMHSIRETAGTRDPGYLIRALIAFYNRATLDPAHDA, encoded by the coding sequence ATGTCCGACCCCGTCGTCGCCGATGCCATTTCCGACACCGCCGTCATCGATCGTCTGATCGATTTCCTCGCCAGCTCGCCGTCGCCCTGGCATGCAACGGCCAATCTCGTCGAGCGTCTCGAAGCCGCCGGCTATCGTCGGCTGCGCGAGACCGACAGTTGGCAGCTGACGCCGGGCGACAAGGTCTACGTCACGCGCAACGACAGCTCGCTGATTGCGCTACAGCTACCGGCCACGCCGCTGCGCGCGCTGCGCATGGTTGGGGCGCATACCGATAGCCCGGCGCTCAGGCTCAAACCGCAGCCGGCGGTGGTCAACAAGGGGTGGCTGCAGCTGGGCGTACAGGTCTACGGCGGGGCGCTGCTGGCGCCCTGGTTCGACCGTGATCTGGGACTCTCCGGCCGGGTGCATGTTCGTCGAGCCGACGGTCGACTGCAAGGGTTATTGATCAATGTTTCCGAACCCGTGGCTATCATCCCCAGTCTAGCGATCCATCTCGATCGCGAGGCCAACAGCGGCCGTGCCGTGAACGCCCAGACCCAGATGGCGCCGGTGTTTCTGCAGGGCGGCCAGGCAGACGACGTGACGCGCCTGCTGCAGCAGTGGATCGCCGCCGAGCATGGCATCCAGGACGCCGAGATCGTCGACTTCGAACTGGGCTTCCACGACGTACAGCCGCCGGCGCGGGTCGGGGTCGCGGGGGAGCTTTTGGCCAGCGCCCGGCTCGACAATCTGCTCTCCTGTTTCATCGGCCTCGAGGCGCTGCTCGGCTGCGACGGCAGCCAGGGGGCGGTACTGGTCGCCAACGACCATGAGGAGGTCGGCAGCGCCAGCGCCTGCGGCGCCCAGGGGCCGTTTCTGGCCGATGTGCTGCGCCGGGTCAATGCGGCGCTGGGCGAGGCCGGTGACGAGGGCTTCGTACGCCTGATCCAGCGTTCGCTGATGATCTCCTGCGACAACGCCCATGCGCTGCACCCCAACTTCGCCGACAAGCACGACCCTAACCATGGTCCGGCGATCAACGCCGGCCCGGTGATCAAGGTCAACGCCAGCCAGCGCTACGCCACCAATAGCGCCACCGCTGCGCTGTTCCACGATCTCTGCCGCGAGGCCGAGGTGCCGGTACAGCAGTTCGTGACCCGCGCCGACATGGGCTGCGGCAGCACCATCGGGCCGATCACCGCCACCGAGCTGGGCGTGCCCACGATCGATGTCGGCGTGCCGCAGTGGGGCATGCACTCTATCCGCGAGACCGCCGGCACCCGCGACCCTGGCTATCTGATCCGCGCGCTGATCGCGTTCTACAATCGGGCGACGCTCGACCCGGCGCACGATGCCTAA